The proteins below come from a single Zea mays cultivar B73 chromosome 8, Zm-B73-REFERENCE-NAM-5.0, whole genome shotgun sequence genomic window:
- the LOC100275297 gene encoding uncharacterized protein LOC100275297: MVEEEITEGLKNLTVTGDAAASGGEGQRRGGGISSNRIQVSNTKKPLFFYVNLAKRYMQQHGDVELSALGMAIATVVTVAEILKNNGFAVEKKIRTSTVDINDESRGRPFQKAKIEIILGKSDRFNELMAAAAEERGEVEEGEEQA, translated from the exons ATGGTGGAGGAGGAGATCACCGAGGGCTTGAAGAACCTCACCGTCACCGGAGACGCGGCGGCTTCGGGCGGAGAAGGGCAGAGGAGGGGCGGCGGCATCAGCAGCAACCGCATCCAGGTGTCCAACACCAAGAAGCCCCTCTTCTTCTACGTAAACCTCGCCAAG AGGTATATGCAGCAGCACGGCGATGTGGAGTTGTCCGCTCTTGGAATGG CCATAGCGACAGTTGTGACCGTGGCAGAAATTCTGAAGAATAATGGATTTGCTGTTGAAAAGA AGATCAGGACATCTACTGTTGACATAAACGACGAATCACGAGGGCGTCCATTCCAAAAGGCCAAG ATTGAGATAATCTTGGGAAAGAGTGACAGATTCAATGAGTTGATGGCTGCTGCTGCCGAAGAGAGGGGAGAAGTTGAAGAAGGCGAAGAGCAGGcttga